In a single window of the Drosophila albomicans strain 15112-1751.03 chromosome 3, ASM965048v2, whole genome shotgun sequence genome:
- the LOC117568167 gene encoding peptidyl-alpha-hydroxyglycine alpha-amidating lyase 1 has translation MSRSHNNEINNSTRSIYICYVICILWSYCCNLVASVSVTENQSAQRYLPNVALGDEQLKQMIKGVGAADANWRQRAKPEVTDVKTELAKLNTTYVYQNDWPANDVKLGAVTAVSLDGAGHVVIFHRVDRIWNSITFNNSHVYQERNKGPIKQNTVLGLEPETGKVLYEWGKNFFYMPHGLTIDPEENVWVTDVALHQVFKFPPRGVGGQPLLSLGTAFQPGAGKRKFCKPTAVAVLNNGDFFVADGYCNSRIVKYSKEGEQILVWGQNSFSGYSYDVSPVNFFAIPHALTLVPELELLCAADRENGRVQCFYSNNGSFHSQYHNPLIGDRLFSMAYTPSAGGQLVIVNGPTGELGISPQHYNEVHGFVMSMRTSKLISKFGPNNLEFQNPHDVAVTADGNAIYVAELNPMRIHKFVHKSLAKPMSLSVQKMNSGESETSVMTTSTSSTRHHPSGKAILVASLMLLFAGSTFVLALIMARRRKRGCLPFGTHSRRHAWEKSEGFKLGGLLDRNGFEKLDQNASDEEQEQQETTTLSQQYA, from the exons ATGTCGCGCTCGCACAACAATGAGATCAACAACAGCACTCGCAGTATTTACATTTGCTATGTGATTTGCATCCTTTGGAGTTACTGCTGCAATCTAGTTGCATCTGTTTCCGTAACCGAG AATCAAAGTGCGCAACGTTATCTGCCTAATGTTGCCTTGGGCGATGAACAGCTCAAGCAGATGATCAAAGGCGTCGGAGCAGCGGATGCCAATTGGCGACAACGCGCCAAACCAGAAGTAACCGATGTGAAGACTGAGTTGGCCAAATTGAATACCA CCTATGTGTATCAGAATGATTGGCCAGCGAATGATGTGAAACTGGGAGCAGTGACCGCAGTCAGCTTGGATGGAGCTGGCCATGTTGTCATCTTTCATCGCGTCGATCGCATCTGGAATTCCATAACATTTAACAACTCGCATGTGTATCAAGAACGTAACAAGGGACCCATTAAACAGAACACCGTGTTGGGTCTTGAGCCCGAGACCGGCAAAGTGCTCTACGAATGGGGTAAAAATTT CTTTTACATGCCACATGGTCTGACCATTGATCCAGAGGAGAATGTCTGGGTCACCGATGTTGCCTTGCACCAGGTCTTCAAATTTCCGCCACGCGGCGTTGGTGGCCAACCTCTTCTTAGTTTGGGCACCGCCTTCCAGCCGGGTGCGGGTAAAAGGAAGTTCTGTAAGCCAACTGCCGTTGCTGTGCTCAACAATGGTGACTTCTTTGTGGCCGATGGCTATTGCAATTCACGCATTGTGAAATACTCGAAGGAGGGCGAACAAATCTTGGTCTGGGGACAAAATTCCTTCAGTGGCTACTCGTATGACGTTTCACCTGTCAATTTCTTTGCCATTCCGCATGCTTTAACTCTGGTGCCCGAGCTGGAGCTGCTGTGTGCCGCTGATCGTGAAAATGGACGAGTGCAGTGCTTTTACTCAAACAATGGCAGCTTCCATTCGCAATACCACAATCCACTGATTGGCGATCGTCTGTTCAGCATGGCCTATACACCATCAGCTG GTGGTCAGTTAGTGATTGTGAATGGACCCACCGGCGAGTTGGGAATTTCACCTCAGCACTACAACGAAGTGCATGGCTTTGTCATGAGCATGCGCACCAGTAAACTCATCTCCAAATTCGGACCCAATAACTTGGAATTTCAGAATCCACACGACGTTGCGGTCACAGCCGATGGCAATGCAATCTACGTAGCTGAATTGAATCCGATGCGCATACACAAATTTGTGCACAAATCGCTGGCCAAGCCGATGTCGCTCTCGGTGCAGAAGATGAACAGCGGTGAGAGTGAGACGTCAGTAATGACGACGTCCACGTCCTCAACGCGACATCATCCCAGTGGCAAGGCCATATTGGTGGCATCcctgatgctgctgtttgctggcTCCACATTTGTGCTGGCGCTGATTATGGCACGTCGACGCAAACGAG GTTGCCTACCATTTGGCACACATAGTCGCCGGCATGCTTGGGAGAAGAGCGAGGGCTTTAAACTTGGTGGCCTGCTGGATCGCAATGGCTTCGAGAAGCTCGATCAGAATGCCAGCGATgaggagcaggagcaacaggAGACGACAACGCTCTCGCAGCAGTACGCCTAG
- the LOC117568168 gene encoding prenylated Rab acceptor protein 1, translating to MTETSIDVSGEMEVPPRAAGGQTTKWDLQNIPSLQNLPSPLELIHTVRRSLRPWTVFFNIGNFKTAVSMQRLNNRIMRNLSYFQSNYIFVFIVLMIYCLITSPLTLFVVAGVAYGCHRIRTKNSNVTLLGHTISPKQQIVGINLCAAPLLFLVGAGAVLFWTLGASCFVIFMHAIFYNIDAIVTEENEGFMSQVV from the exons ATGACGGAAACAAGCATTGATGTCAGTGGAGAGATGGAGGTGCCGCCTCGGGCAGCTGGTGGCCAGACAACAAAATGGGATCTACAGAA CATACCCTCACTTCAAAATTTACCCTCTCCTTTGGAATTGATACACACAGTACGACGGTCGTTGCGTCCATGGACAGTGTTCTTCAACATTGGAAATTTTAAGACAGCTGTCAGCATGCAACGTCTAAACAATCGTATTATGCGGAATCTATCTTATTTCCAAAGcaattacatatttgtattcattGTGCTAATGATATACTGTCT GATTACGTCGCCGCTTACATTGTTTGTCGTGGCGGGCGTTGCTTATGGTTGTCATAGGATTCGTACAAAGAACTCGAACGTAACGCTTCTTGGACACACGATATCGCCGAAGCAACAAATTGTCGGTATCAATTTGTGTGCGGCACCTCTGCTGTTCCTGGTCGGAGCTGGCGCCGTATTATTCTGGACACTAGGTGCTTCCTGCTTTGTCATCTTTATGCATGCTATATTCTATAACATTGATGCAATTGTAACGGAAGAGAACGAAGGATTCATGTCGCAGGTCGTTTAA
- the LOC117569916 gene encoding uncharacterized protein LOC117569916 isoform X1 — translation MHSKLQFRAFPVCNTQILISVVIFFWHTRCNIVQILKLCKYGNYAVLKLPTTSNRTTTAASASGVTMSVQLAVVVAAVAYLGLGLIASVHATPQHAAYSLQAAVDELHRREAAKYPLNAPPPSSHYGADPLDDWDEESDLFGTGNKYKNRNRHRINKAIAKYLERDNDNAKNYDMGLGSPFAGYEFDDERDQQTNPNPNSNLFVDEKRKRSSSPFRERDEQYDAAAPVAAASSVFRERENLNNNAAAAAGDAASHSELTEQFLREIEEAGEHERQDRYKAALRQLWEKYQQQENELLGNGDQDEHEQQQQLFEQKKRMRMPPYYLLMQKKRSYPVLPWLPYNGDKKKRFPVAKRAVAESPLAKTDERVAQELSELFGKPAGEQQSEEKKKRSTEEQTKAASTTHQPETAATATALGDMRLEINFQRVNVTNAAPKETPTAAPAKAVGTPEMVMHGGHTGHHRKRSEHHSDEEYGDHDEHDGEGEGEESSDEDDHDEFDEDDEAEGEGEGDAGERRRKKKRAANAKHVHSPTVGHLMLRAKKSIDWSQYFGLDRKKKSEQLSEAEIRKDSKEEVEEDAQKKKKRELDPEKLESMDKKLQSIEDFIIDETIKYTGAHEGINNQEEIRKLKEHVLARLATAYSLEKMRRALDKLRQSVDAENHLLRNVIESDSDENTLDERWPSKRYSVKKEQADELAEDLQQSKKKRSGYMRYPDPPNAMEEAMSLNGAPYEALNDAYLGNKNYIIGSNQCPVIESMAERCRSVDLISGDLNQELLPLCGVHQICYLCGTSQVACDYQYLAEADSICGSSNECQAAARSVLMILRGTPGRQLGPRECLKNPCLYRAMREIGL, via the exons ATGCATTCAAAGCTGCAGTTTCGAGCTTTTCCCGTTtgcaacacacaaattttgatttcagtTGTGATTTTCTTTTGGCACACCAGGTGCAACattgtgcaaatattgaaattgtgcaaatatgGGAATTACG CCGTATTAAAGTTGCCGACGACCAgcaacagaacaacaacagcagcgtcaGCATCAGGAGTAACGATGTCTGTTCAATTGGCTGTTGTcgtggctgctgttgcctatCTGGGGCTGGGTCTCATTGCCTCAGTCCATGCAACGCCGCAGCATGCCGCCTACTCTCTCCAGGCGGCAGTCGATGAGCTGCATCGCCGTGAGGCTGCCAAGTATCCTCTGAACGCTCCGCCACCCTCCAGTCATTATGGCGCGGATCCTCTGGACGATTGGGACGAAG AAAGCGATTTATTTGGCACTGGCAACAAGTATAAGAATCGGAATCGCCATAGAATAAATAAGGCAATTGCCAAGTACTTAGAGCGCGATAATGATAATGCTAAGAACTATGACATGGGTCTGGGCTCGCCATTTGCCGGTTATGAGTTCGATGATGAGCGCGACCAGCAAACGAATCCCAATCCTAATTCAAATCTCTTTGTGGACGAGAAACGCAAGCGCTCCTCGTCGCCCTTTAGGGAACGTGACGAGCAGTACG ACGCCGCCGCACCAGTTGCCGCCGCTTCGTCCGTCTTCCGTGAACGTGAGAACCTGAACAACaatgccgccgccgccgctggaGATGCAGCCAGTCACAGTGAGTTGACCGAGCAGTTCTTGAGGGAGATTGAGGAGGCCGGCGAGCATGAGCGTCAGGATCGTTACAAGGCCGCTTTGAGGCAGCTCTGGGAGAAGTATCAGCAACAGGAGAACGAACTGCTTGGCAATGGCGATCAGGATGAAcacgagcaacagcaacagctctTCGAGCAGAAGAAACGCATGCGCATGCCTCCATACTATCTGTTGATGCAGAAGAAACGCTCGTATCCAGTGCTGCCCTGGTTGCCCTATAATGGCGACAAGAAGAAGCGATTCCCCGTGGCCAAGCGCGCGGTTGCCGAGTCCCCGTTGGCCAAGACCGATGAGCGTGTGGCCCAGGAGCTAAGCGAACTCTTTGGCAAGCCCGCCGGCGAACAGCAGTCGGAGGAGAAGAAGAAACGTTCGACCGAGGAGCAAACCAAAGCCGCGTCCACAACTCATCAACCGGAGACAGCAGCCACCGCCACAGCTTTGGGTGATATGCGTCTAGAGATCAACTTTCAGCGAGTGAACGTCACGAATGCGGCTCCAAAGGAGacaccaacagcagcgccAGCCAAGGCAGTTGGCACTCCCGAGATGGTCATGCATGGTGGACACACGGGACACCATCGAAAGCGCAGCGAGCATCACTCGGATGAGGAGTACGGCGACCACGATGAACACGATGGTGAGGGCGAGGGAGAAGAAAGTTCCGATGAGGATGATCACGATGAGTTCGATGAGGATGACGAAGCCGAGGGCGAAGGTGAAGGCGATGCTGGCGAGCGACGACGCAAGAAGAAGCGTGCTGCCAATGCCAAACATGTTCATAGTCCAACTGTGGGTCACTTGATGCTGCGTGCCAAAAAATCCATCGATTGGTCGCAATACTTTGGACTCGATCGCAAGAAGAAATCTGAGCAGCTGTCAGA AGCCGAAATAAGGAAGGACAGCAAAGAGGAAGTCGAAGAGGATGcccagaagaagaagaagcgcgAACTTGATCCCGAGAAGCTGGAGAGCATGGACAAGAAGTTGCAGTCCATCGAGGACTTCATCATTGATGAGACCATCAAGTATACGGGTGCACACGAGGGCATCAACAACCAGGAGGAGATTCGAAAGCTCAAGGAGCATGTGTTGGCACGCCTAGCGACCGCTTATAGTCTGGAAAAGATGCGTCGGGCACTGGATAAGCTGCGTCAGTCCGTGGATGCTGAGAATCATCTGTTGCGCAATGTCATTGAATCCGATTCGGACGAGAACACATTAGATGAGCGCTGGCCATCGAAGCGCTACAGCGTAAAGAAGGAGCAGGCTGATGAACTGGCAGA AGACCTACAACAGTCGAAGAAGAAGCGCAGCGGTTACATGCGTTATCCAGATCCGCCCAATGCCATGGAGGAGGCCATGAGCTTGAATGGTGCTCCCTACGAGGCCCTCAACGATGCCTACTTGGGCAACAAGAACTACATCATTGGCTCCAATCAATGTCCCGTTATCGAGTCCATGGCGGAGCGTTGCCGCAGCGTTGATCTCATTTCCGGAGATTTGAACCAAGAGCTTCTTCCACTCTGCGGCGTCCATCAGATTTGCTATCTCTGC GGCACATCGCAAGTGGCCTGCGATTATCAGTATTTGGCCGAGGCGGACTCCatctgtggcagcagcaacgaatGCCAGGCTGCAGCTCGCTCCGTGCTGATGATCCTGCGTGGGACTCCCGGACGTCAGCTGGGTCCACGTGAATGTTTGAAGAATCCTTGCTTGTACCGAGCCATGCGTGAGATTGGTCTCTAA
- the LOC117569916 gene encoding uncharacterized protein LOC117569916 isoform X2, which yields MHSKLQFRAFPVCNTQILISVVIFFWHTRCNIVQILKLCKYGNYAVLKLPTTSNRTTTAASASGVTMSVQLAVVVAAVAYLGLGLIASVHATPQHAAYSLQAAVDELHRREAAKYPLNAPPPSSHYGADPLDDWDEDAAAPVAAASSVFRERENLNNNAAAAAGDAASHSELTEQFLREIEEAGEHERQDRYKAALRQLWEKYQQQENELLGNGDQDEHEQQQQLFEQKKRMRMPPYYLLMQKKRSYPVLPWLPYNGDKKKRFPVAKRAVAESPLAKTDERVAQELSELFGKPAGEQQSEEKKKRSTEEQTKAASTTHQPETAATATALGDMRLEINFQRVNVTNAAPKETPTAAPAKAVGTPEMVMHGGHTGHHRKRSEHHSDEEYGDHDEHDGEGEGEESSDEDDHDEFDEDDEAEGEGEGDAGERRRKKKRAANAKHVHSPTVGHLMLRAKKSIDWSQYFGLDRKKKSEQLSEAEIRKDSKEEVEEDAQKKKKRELDPEKLESMDKKLQSIEDFIIDETIKYTGAHEGINNQEEIRKLKEHVLARLATAYSLEKMRRALDKLRQSVDAENHLLRNVIESDSDENTLDERWPSKRYSVKKEQADELAEDLQQSKKKRSGYMRYPDPPNAMEEAMSLNGAPYEALNDAYLGNKNYIIGSNQCPVIESMAERCRSVDLISGDLNQELLPLCGVHQICYLCGTSQVACDYQYLAEADSICGSSNECQAAARSVLMILRGTPGRQLGPRECLKNPCLYRAMREIGL from the exons ATGCATTCAAAGCTGCAGTTTCGAGCTTTTCCCGTTtgcaacacacaaattttgatttcagtTGTGATTTTCTTTTGGCACACCAGGTGCAACattgtgcaaatattgaaattgtgcaaatatgGGAATTACG CCGTATTAAAGTTGCCGACGACCAgcaacagaacaacaacagcagcgtcaGCATCAGGAGTAACGATGTCTGTTCAATTGGCTGTTGTcgtggctgctgttgcctatCTGGGGCTGGGTCTCATTGCCTCAGTCCATGCAACGCCGCAGCATGCCGCCTACTCTCTCCAGGCGGCAGTCGATGAGCTGCATCGCCGTGAGGCTGCCAAGTATCCTCTGAACGCTCCGCCACCCTCCAGTCATTATGGCGCGGATCCTCTGGACGATTGGGACGAAG ACGCCGCCGCACCAGTTGCCGCCGCTTCGTCCGTCTTCCGTGAACGTGAGAACCTGAACAACaatgccgccgccgccgctggaGATGCAGCCAGTCACAGTGAGTTGACCGAGCAGTTCTTGAGGGAGATTGAGGAGGCCGGCGAGCATGAGCGTCAGGATCGTTACAAGGCCGCTTTGAGGCAGCTCTGGGAGAAGTATCAGCAACAGGAGAACGAACTGCTTGGCAATGGCGATCAGGATGAAcacgagcaacagcaacagctctTCGAGCAGAAGAAACGCATGCGCATGCCTCCATACTATCTGTTGATGCAGAAGAAACGCTCGTATCCAGTGCTGCCCTGGTTGCCCTATAATGGCGACAAGAAGAAGCGATTCCCCGTGGCCAAGCGCGCGGTTGCCGAGTCCCCGTTGGCCAAGACCGATGAGCGTGTGGCCCAGGAGCTAAGCGAACTCTTTGGCAAGCCCGCCGGCGAACAGCAGTCGGAGGAGAAGAAGAAACGTTCGACCGAGGAGCAAACCAAAGCCGCGTCCACAACTCATCAACCGGAGACAGCAGCCACCGCCACAGCTTTGGGTGATATGCGTCTAGAGATCAACTTTCAGCGAGTGAACGTCACGAATGCGGCTCCAAAGGAGacaccaacagcagcgccAGCCAAGGCAGTTGGCACTCCCGAGATGGTCATGCATGGTGGACACACGGGACACCATCGAAAGCGCAGCGAGCATCACTCGGATGAGGAGTACGGCGACCACGATGAACACGATGGTGAGGGCGAGGGAGAAGAAAGTTCCGATGAGGATGATCACGATGAGTTCGATGAGGATGACGAAGCCGAGGGCGAAGGTGAAGGCGATGCTGGCGAGCGACGACGCAAGAAGAAGCGTGCTGCCAATGCCAAACATGTTCATAGTCCAACTGTGGGTCACTTGATGCTGCGTGCCAAAAAATCCATCGATTGGTCGCAATACTTTGGACTCGATCGCAAGAAGAAATCTGAGCAGCTGTCAGA AGCCGAAATAAGGAAGGACAGCAAAGAGGAAGTCGAAGAGGATGcccagaagaagaagaagcgcgAACTTGATCCCGAGAAGCTGGAGAGCATGGACAAGAAGTTGCAGTCCATCGAGGACTTCATCATTGATGAGACCATCAAGTATACGGGTGCACACGAGGGCATCAACAACCAGGAGGAGATTCGAAAGCTCAAGGAGCATGTGTTGGCACGCCTAGCGACCGCTTATAGTCTGGAAAAGATGCGTCGGGCACTGGATAAGCTGCGTCAGTCCGTGGATGCTGAGAATCATCTGTTGCGCAATGTCATTGAATCCGATTCGGACGAGAACACATTAGATGAGCGCTGGCCATCGAAGCGCTACAGCGTAAAGAAGGAGCAGGCTGATGAACTGGCAGA AGACCTACAACAGTCGAAGAAGAAGCGCAGCGGTTACATGCGTTATCCAGATCCGCCCAATGCCATGGAGGAGGCCATGAGCTTGAATGGTGCTCCCTACGAGGCCCTCAACGATGCCTACTTGGGCAACAAGAACTACATCATTGGCTCCAATCAATGTCCCGTTATCGAGTCCATGGCGGAGCGTTGCCGCAGCGTTGATCTCATTTCCGGAGATTTGAACCAAGAGCTTCTTCCACTCTGCGGCGTCCATCAGATTTGCTATCTCTGC GGCACATCGCAAGTGGCCTGCGATTATCAGTATTTGGCCGAGGCGGACTCCatctgtggcagcagcaacgaatGCCAGGCTGCAGCTCGCTCCGTGCTGATGATCCTGCGTGGGACTCCCGGACGTCAGCTGGGTCCACGTGAATGTTTGAAGAATCCTTGCTTGTACCGAGCCATGCGTGAGATTGGTCTCTAA
- the LOC117571435 gene encoding venom serine carboxypeptidase-like, with protein MRNYECEIFAIIAAVVCAAAYSIETTYRSSLMHPYPPFSYYDDGIDPGEALFVTPLMRNHSLSKEDIQSMVRVRGKQFLNVKSYAGFLTVNSTYNSNLFFWYFPAEQQPENAPVVLWLQGGPGASSMIGLFMENGPLKLHSEGKLQKRKYSWSKTHNTIFIDSPVGTGFSFTDQEQGYARNEDDVGRDLHEALKQLYELFDWSNSSGFWVTGESYAGKYVPALAYHIHRAQKSRGFMGMHIPLRGMAIGNGLSDPVNQLKYGDYLYQLGLIDDNGRAGFHAVEAAAEECIRNKDMVGAFKIYDSLILGDLDKGSIFKNLTGFDWFYNYLQAHDDNSFTKLGNFLQSGVTRRAIHVGNLTFHNMDKENKVKHYLMEDFMDSVASWIEELLEYYPICMYSGQLDVIIAYPLTRNYLKLLKFSDADYYKIAPRKIWRVDGELAGYVKQAGNLIEVLVRNAGHMVPYDQPKWMYELMYHLTH; from the coding sequence ATGAGGAATTACGAATgcgaaatatttgcaattatagCGGCTGTCGTATGTGCAGCTGCTTACTCAATAGAGACGACTTATCGCAGTAGCCTAATGCATCCGTATCCGCCCTTTAGCTATTACGACGATGGCATTGATCCTGGCGAAGCTCTTTTCGTAACACCACTGATGAGAAACCATTCTTTGTCCAAGGAGGATATTCAAAGTATGGTTCGTGTCAGGGGCAAACAGTTCCTCAACGTCAAAAGCTATGCGGGTTTTTTGACTGTAAACAGTACCTACAATTCCAATCTgttcttttggtattttccCGCTGAGCAGCAGCCGGAAAATGCTCCTGTTGTGCTCTGGCTGCAAGGCGGACCCGGGGCATCCTCCATGATTGGTTTGTTCATGGAGAATGGTCCACTGAAATTGCACTCCGAGGGCAAATTGCAAAAGCGCAAGTACAGCTGGAGCAAGACTCACAATACGATCTTTATCGATAGTCCCGTTGGCACAGGATTCAGTTTCACCGACCAGGAGCAGGGTTATGCACGTAATGAAGACGATGTGGGTCGGGATTTGCATGAGGCCTTGAAGCAGCTCTATGAGCTCTTTGATTGGAGCAACTCATCGGGCTTCTGGGTCACAGGCGAATCTTATGCTGGAAAATATGTGCCGGCCTTAGCCTATCACATCCACAGAGCGCAGAAGTCTCGCGGCTTCATGGGAATGCACATTCCTTTGAGGGGCATGGCCATTGGCAATGGATTGTCGGATCCGGTGAACCAGCTCAAATATGGAGACTATCTTTATCAGTTGGGACTGATCGATGACAACGGCCGGGCGGGTTTTCATGCAGTCGAAGCAGCCGCAGAGGAATGCATTCGAAATAAGGATATGGTCGGTGCATTTAAGATATATGACTCTTTGATCCTGGGAGATTTGGACAAAGGTTCAATATTCAAGAACCTAACGGGCTTTGATTGGTTCTACAATTATTTACAGGCCCATGATGATAACTCTTTCACCAAGTTGGGCAATTTTTTGCAATCTGGTGTAACTCGTCGTGCGATTCATGTGGGCAATCTCACCTTTCACAACATGGATAAGGAGAATAAGGTGAAGCATTACCTGATGGAAGATTTTATGGACAGTGTAGCATCTTGGATTGAGGAGCTATTGGAATATTATCCCATCTGCATGTACAGCGGACAATTGGATGTCATTATCGCGTATCCCCTGACACGCAACTATCTTAAACTGTTGAAGTTTTCAGACGCCGATTACTACAAGATTGCGCCACGGAAAATCTGGCGGGTTGATGGAGAATTGGCGGGTTATGTGAAGCAAGCGGGTAATCTGATTGAAGTTTTAGTTCGAAATGCGGGTCATATGGTTCCCTATGACCAACCTAAATGGATGTACGAGCTGATGTATCATCTCACTCATTAA
- the LOC117569916 gene encoding uncharacterized protein LOC117569916 isoform X3, whose product MSVQLAVVVAAVAYLGLGLIASVHATPQHAAYSLQAAVDELHRREAAKYPLNAPPPSSHYGADPLDDWDEESDLFGTGNKYKNRNRHRINKAIAKYLERDNDNAKNYDMGLGSPFAGYEFDDERDQQTNPNPNSNLFVDEKRKRSSSPFRERDEQYDAAAPVAAASSVFRERENLNNNAAAAAGDAASHSELTEQFLREIEEAGEHERQDRYKAALRQLWEKYQQQENELLGNGDQDEHEQQQQLFEQKKRMRMPPYYLLMQKKRSYPVLPWLPYNGDKKKRFPVAKRAVAESPLAKTDERVAQELSELFGKPAGEQQSEEKKKRSTEEQTKAASTTHQPETAATATALGDMRLEINFQRVNVTNAAPKETPTAAPAKAVGTPEMVMHGGHTGHHRKRSEHHSDEEYGDHDEHDGEGEGEESSDEDDHDEFDEDDEAEGEGEGDAGERRRKKKRAANAKHVHSPTVGHLMLRAKKSIDWSQYFGLDRKKKSEQLSEAEIRKDSKEEVEEDAQKKKKRELDPEKLESMDKKLQSIEDFIIDETIKYTGAHEGINNQEEIRKLKEHVLARLATAYSLEKMRRALDKLRQSVDAENHLLRNVIESDSDENTLDERWPSKRYSVKKEQADELAEDLQQSKKKRSGYMRYPDPPNAMEEAMSLNGAPYEALNDAYLGNKNYIIGSNQCPVIESMAERCRSVDLISGDLNQELLPLCGVHQICYLCGTSQVACDYQYLAEADSICGSSNECQAAARSVLMILRGTPGRQLGPRECLKNPCLYRAMREIGL is encoded by the exons ATGTCTGTTCAATTGGCTGTTGTcgtggctgctgttgcctatCTGGGGCTGGGTCTCATTGCCTCAGTCCATGCAACGCCGCAGCATGCCGCCTACTCTCTCCAGGCGGCAGTCGATGAGCTGCATCGCCGTGAGGCTGCCAAGTATCCTCTGAACGCTCCGCCACCCTCCAGTCATTATGGCGCGGATCCTCTGGACGATTGGGACGAAG AAAGCGATTTATTTGGCACTGGCAACAAGTATAAGAATCGGAATCGCCATAGAATAAATAAGGCAATTGCCAAGTACTTAGAGCGCGATAATGATAATGCTAAGAACTATGACATGGGTCTGGGCTCGCCATTTGCCGGTTATGAGTTCGATGATGAGCGCGACCAGCAAACGAATCCCAATCCTAATTCAAATCTCTTTGTGGACGAGAAACGCAAGCGCTCCTCGTCGCCCTTTAGGGAACGTGACGAGCAGTACG ACGCCGCCGCACCAGTTGCCGCCGCTTCGTCCGTCTTCCGTGAACGTGAGAACCTGAACAACaatgccgccgccgccgctggaGATGCAGCCAGTCACAGTGAGTTGACCGAGCAGTTCTTGAGGGAGATTGAGGAGGCCGGCGAGCATGAGCGTCAGGATCGTTACAAGGCCGCTTTGAGGCAGCTCTGGGAGAAGTATCAGCAACAGGAGAACGAACTGCTTGGCAATGGCGATCAGGATGAAcacgagcaacagcaacagctctTCGAGCAGAAGAAACGCATGCGCATGCCTCCATACTATCTGTTGATGCAGAAGAAACGCTCGTATCCAGTGCTGCCCTGGTTGCCCTATAATGGCGACAAGAAGAAGCGATTCCCCGTGGCCAAGCGCGCGGTTGCCGAGTCCCCGTTGGCCAAGACCGATGAGCGTGTGGCCCAGGAGCTAAGCGAACTCTTTGGCAAGCCCGCCGGCGAACAGCAGTCGGAGGAGAAGAAGAAACGTTCGACCGAGGAGCAAACCAAAGCCGCGTCCACAACTCATCAACCGGAGACAGCAGCCACCGCCACAGCTTTGGGTGATATGCGTCTAGAGATCAACTTTCAGCGAGTGAACGTCACGAATGCGGCTCCAAAGGAGacaccaacagcagcgccAGCCAAGGCAGTTGGCACTCCCGAGATGGTCATGCATGGTGGACACACGGGACACCATCGAAAGCGCAGCGAGCATCACTCGGATGAGGAGTACGGCGACCACGATGAACACGATGGTGAGGGCGAGGGAGAAGAAAGTTCCGATGAGGATGATCACGATGAGTTCGATGAGGATGACGAAGCCGAGGGCGAAGGTGAAGGCGATGCTGGCGAGCGACGACGCAAGAAGAAGCGTGCTGCCAATGCCAAACATGTTCATAGTCCAACTGTGGGTCACTTGATGCTGCGTGCCAAAAAATCCATCGATTGGTCGCAATACTTTGGACTCGATCGCAAGAAGAAATCTGAGCAGCTGTCAGA AGCCGAAATAAGGAAGGACAGCAAAGAGGAAGTCGAAGAGGATGcccagaagaagaagaagcgcgAACTTGATCCCGAGAAGCTGGAGAGCATGGACAAGAAGTTGCAGTCCATCGAGGACTTCATCATTGATGAGACCATCAAGTATACGGGTGCACACGAGGGCATCAACAACCAGGAGGAGATTCGAAAGCTCAAGGAGCATGTGTTGGCACGCCTAGCGACCGCTTATAGTCTGGAAAAGATGCGTCGGGCACTGGATAAGCTGCGTCAGTCCGTGGATGCTGAGAATCATCTGTTGCGCAATGTCATTGAATCCGATTCGGACGAGAACACATTAGATGAGCGCTGGCCATCGAAGCGCTACAGCGTAAAGAAGGAGCAGGCTGATGAACTGGCAGA AGACCTACAACAGTCGAAGAAGAAGCGCAGCGGTTACATGCGTTATCCAGATCCGCCCAATGCCATGGAGGAGGCCATGAGCTTGAATGGTGCTCCCTACGAGGCCCTCAACGATGCCTACTTGGGCAACAAGAACTACATCATTGGCTCCAATCAATGTCCCGTTATCGAGTCCATGGCGGAGCGTTGCCGCAGCGTTGATCTCATTTCCGGAGATTTGAACCAAGAGCTTCTTCCACTCTGCGGCGTCCATCAGATTTGCTATCTCTGC GGCACATCGCAAGTGGCCTGCGATTATCAGTATTTGGCCGAGGCGGACTCCatctgtggcagcagcaacgaatGCCAGGCTGCAGCTCGCTCCGTGCTGATGATCCTGCGTGGGACTCCCGGACGTCAGCTGGGTCCACGTGAATGTTTGAAGAATCCTTGCTTGTACCGAGCCATGCGTGAGATTGGTCTCTAA